A portion of the Bdellovibrio bacteriovorus genome contains these proteins:
- a CDS encoding YdeI/OmpD-associated family protein has protein sequence MSDTNPKVDAFIKSQKAWTAEIKSLRQIALDSGLQEDFKWSLPCYSHDGQNIAIIQNFKNFCALMFFKGHLLKDSKGLLKAPGENSQTARRFEFTSAAEISKLKTTIKAYIKEAVKAESSPAAKTEKKAPRKQDIPVEFKTKLANNKKLKAAFEGLTPGRQRLYLMHFASAKQATTRVSRIEKYIPKILKGLGMND, from the coding sequence ATGAGCGACACAAATCCTAAAGTAGACGCGTTTATTAAGAGCCAAAAGGCATGGACTGCCGAAATCAAATCACTAAGACAAATTGCTTTAGATAGTGGACTGCAAGAAGACTTTAAATGGAGTCTGCCTTGTTACTCGCATGATGGGCAAAACATCGCGATCATCCAGAACTTTAAAAACTTTTGTGCGCTGATGTTTTTTAAAGGACATCTTTTAAAAGATTCTAAGGGCCTATTAAAGGCTCCGGGTGAAAACTCACAAACGGCTCGAAGATTTGAATTCACAAGTGCTGCGGAAATTTCAAAACTAAAGACCACAATTAAAGCCTATATCAAAGAAGCGGTGAAGGCTGAATCGTCGCCTGCGGCAAAGACCGAAAAAAAAGCGCCAAGGAAACAAGATATCCCGGTCGAGTTTAAAACGAAGCTTGCAAACAATAAGAAATTAAAAGCGGCTTTTGAGGGACTAACACCGGGCCGTCAGCGTTTGTATTTGATGCATTTTGCATCAGCAAAACAAGCAACGACTCGAGTTTCAAGAATTGAAAAGTATATTCCGAAGATCCTTAAAGGTTTAGGAATGAACGATTAG